A region of Shewanella psychromarinicola DNA encodes the following proteins:
- the pgi gene encoding glucose-6-phosphate isomerase, whose product MTTLTQSTTWKALKNHTSQLPHMRELFAQNPQRFEQMSVAACGLFLDYSKNRVNDETLKLLFSLAKEAKLSEKITAMFNGDVINNTEQRSVLHTALRSKATQTIIAEGANIVPEVQQTLAKMAKFVGSVQSGDWKGYTGKAITDIVSIGIGGSFLGPKIVSQALRPYWRDGLNCHFVANVDASSICEKLIHLNAETTLFVMSSKSFDTQETLTNTLSAKDWFLAQGASQQDVAKHFVAVTSNVAKATEFGMDANNIFPMWDWVGGRYSLWSAIGLPIALLIGMDNFIALLEGAHQMDEHFVNTPIEQNMPVIMAMLSVLYGNFHGAQAHVILTYDHNLRGLPAYFQQLDMESNGKSVTLDGTDVDYSTGPVIWGGEGTNGQHAYHQLLHQGTALIPADFIMPLQSHNPLGKHHDQLASNCFGQTQALMQGRTYDEALAELSNSPLDDAQIALIAKHKVMSGNKPSNTLLMNKLTPTTLGALIALYEHKTFVQGAIWQINSFDQWGVELGKQLGNDVLDRIGAKEGATQLDSSSNALINLYRQGQL is encoded by the coding sequence GTGACGACACTGACTCAAAGCACGACTTGGAAAGCGCTAAAAAACCATACAAGTCAACTTCCTCACATGCGCGAATTGTTTGCTCAAAACCCACAACGTTTTGAGCAAATGAGCGTTGCGGCTTGTGGTCTGTTTTTAGATTACTCTAAAAACCGTGTGAACGATGAAACACTTAAGCTGCTATTCTCTCTCGCTAAAGAAGCAAAACTGAGTGAAAAGATTACTGCAATGTTCAATGGCGATGTGATTAACAATACTGAACAACGCTCAGTTTTACACACAGCATTGCGCAGTAAAGCCACTCAAACAATTATTGCTGAAGGCGCGAATATCGTTCCTGAAGTGCAGCAAACATTAGCCAAAATGGCTAAATTTGTTGGCTCGGTTCAGTCTGGTGATTGGAAAGGTTATACCGGTAAAGCGATTACAGATATCGTTAGTATCGGTATTGGAGGCTCATTTCTTGGACCTAAAATTGTTTCTCAAGCGTTAAGACCCTATTGGCGAGATGGGCTTAACTGTCATTTTGTCGCTAACGTTGATGCGAGCTCTATTTGTGAAAAATTAATCCACCTCAATGCTGAAACCACATTGTTTGTGATGTCGTCAAAATCATTCGATACCCAAGAGACACTAACCAATACCCTTAGCGCTAAAGATTGGTTTTTAGCCCAAGGGGCAAGCCAACAAGATGTCGCCAAACACTTTGTGGCTGTGACATCCAATGTGGCTAAAGCAACAGAGTTTGGGATGGACGCTAACAACATATTCCCAATGTGGGATTGGGTTGGCGGACGTTACTCATTATGGTCAGCCATTGGTTTACCTATTGCTCTGCTTATCGGCATGGATAACTTTATAGCCTTGTTAGAGGGTGCTCATCAAATGGATGAGCATTTTGTTAATACGCCTATTGAGCAAAACATGCCAGTGATAATGGCGATGTTGTCGGTATTATATGGCAACTTCCATGGTGCTCAAGCACATGTCATTTTGACCTATGATCATAATCTGCGCGGACTACCTGCATATTTCCAGCAGTTAGACATGGAGAGTAATGGTAAATCAGTGACTCTGGACGGTACAGATGTTGATTACAGCACTGGCCCGGTCATTTGGGGCGGTGAAGGCACTAATGGTCAACATGCATATCATCAGTTGTTGCATCAAGGTACCGCTCTTATTCCTGCAGACTTTATCATGCCGTTGCAAAGCCATAATCCGCTCGGTAAACATCATGACCAACTTGCATCAAATTGCTTTGGCCAAACCCAAGCGTTAATGCAAGGCCGAACTTATGATGAAGCTCTTGCTGAACTCAGTAATAGTCCGTTGGACGATGCTCAAATAGCGCTTATTGCCAAGCATAAAGTAATGTCAGGTAACAAACCGAGCAATACTCTACTGATGAACAAACTAACGCCAACGACATTAGGAGCGTTAATTGCGTTGTACGAGCACAAAACGTTTGTTCAAGGCGCTATATGGCAAATCAATTCATTTGATCAGTGGGGAGTTGAATTAGGTAAACAGCTAGGCAATGACGTATTAGACCGTATTGGCGCTAAAGAAGGAGCGACACAGTTAGACTCATCAAGTAATGCGTTAATCAACCTGTATCGTCAGGGACAGCTTTAA
- the tal gene encoding transaldolase: MTSTLAQLKSFTTIVADTGDIEAIKRYQPQDATTNPSLILKASQIPQYAFLIENAIEWAKTQSHSIEQQIEDAGDKLAVNIGIEILKIVPGRISTEVDARLSFDKQRSIDKAHKLIKLYQEAGIDKSRILIKLASTWEGICAAKVLEQEGINCNLTLLFSFAQARACAEAGAYLISPFVGRILDWYKKDTGQDYTAETDPGVVSVTEIYNYYKQHGYSTVVMGASFRNIGEIIELAGCDRLTIGPALLEELANTDVEISRKLVATSSTHAAPTALTEAQFRWAFNEEPMAVDKLAEGIRNFAIDQSKLEVMLKIKLS; the protein is encoded by the coding sequence ATGACCAGTACACTCGCGCAACTCAAGTCATTCACTACCATCGTTGCAGATACCGGCGACATAGAGGCGATTAAGCGGTACCAGCCTCAAGACGCAACAACCAACCCATCACTTATTTTAAAAGCCTCTCAGATCCCGCAATACGCTTTTCTGATTGAGAATGCAATTGAATGGGCCAAAACGCAAAGCCACAGTATTGAACAACAAATTGAAGATGCTGGTGATAAACTAGCCGTGAATATCGGTATAGAAATTTTAAAAATAGTCCCAGGCCGTATTTCAACAGAAGTAGATGCTCGGTTATCTTTTGACAAACAACGCTCAATTGACAAAGCGCACAAGCTAATCAAATTATACCAAGAAGCCGGAATTGATAAATCACGTATTCTCATTAAACTAGCCTCCACTTGGGAAGGAATTTGCGCTGCCAAAGTACTTGAACAAGAAGGCATCAACTGCAACCTAACATTACTGTTTAGCTTTGCTCAAGCAAGAGCGTGTGCAGAAGCTGGTGCTTACCTCATTTCGCCTTTTGTTGGCCGCATTTTAGATTGGTATAAAAAAGACACCGGCCAAGATTACACCGCTGAAACGGATCCTGGTGTGGTCTCTGTAACTGAAATTTACAACTACTACAAGCAGCATGGTTATAGCACGGTTGTGATGGGTGCCAGTTTTAGAAACATAGGTGAGATTATCGAATTAGCAGGTTGTGACCGTCTAACGATTGGCCCTGCATTATTAGAAGAGTTAGCCAATACTGATGTGGAAATTAGCCGAAAATTAGTGGCGACGTCATCAACACATGCGGCTCCGACAGCATTAACTGAAGCACAATTCCGTTGGGCGTTTAATGAAGAGCCAATGGCAGTTGATAAATTAGCTGAAGGTATTCGTAACTTTGCTATCGACCAAAGTAAACTTGAAGTTATGCTAAAAATAAAATTAAGCTAG
- a CDS encoding OmpA family protein, whose translation MMKNTLKVVLLTSLLPFAASAAEQLTPWYVGGGLGVNNYEPNCDQKTMKVCGEDDPYAWDVFGGYLFNDYVGIELGYRDLGRAEWTDYSNKRNDVGARGMSLGFVGFYPLADKWSLSAEAGALNYLISNKKEYNTEYYSDSGIAPYLGAGIGYNVTDNLKLQAKYRRYENLDEEKWNTLSMESNYWGLELSYRFGTSAPAAAPVAAPMVVAAPGDADKDGVTDNMDKCPNTPLTHKVDATGCSVYEYITTKHDLGGILFANDSAVIRKGSLDDLNKLANFLNKNPQHTVSIEGHASNVGKAAYNMKLSERRADSVAKALNQKYGINTSRIDSIGYGVTKPVIQGSSAEANRVNRRIEAIVTGTEKRVVLR comes from the coding sequence ATGATGAAGAACACATTAAAAGTAGTATTACTTACCTCTCTATTACCTTTTGCTGCATCTGCGGCAGAACAACTAACACCTTGGTACGTTGGTGGGGGTTTAGGCGTCAACAACTATGAACCAAATTGCGATCAAAAAACCATGAAAGTGTGTGGTGAAGATGACCCATATGCATGGGATGTATTTGGTGGATATTTATTTAACGACTATGTTGGTATCGAACTGGGTTATCGTGACCTTGGCCGTGCTGAATGGACTGATTATTCAAACAAGCGTAATGATGTTGGTGCTCGTGGTATGTCATTAGGTTTTGTTGGTTTTTACCCACTGGCAGACAAGTGGAGTTTATCTGCTGAAGCAGGTGCACTTAACTATTTAATCTCTAACAAAAAAGAATACAACACTGAATACTACAGTGATAGCGGTATTGCACCCTACTTAGGTGCTGGTATTGGTTATAACGTGACTGACAATCTAAAGTTACAAGCTAAGTACCGTCGTTATGAAAACCTTGACGAAGAAAAGTGGAATACACTGTCAATGGAAAGCAACTACTGGGGTCTTGAACTAAGTTACCGTTTTGGTACTAGCGCTCCTGCAGCCGCTCCAGTGGCAGCACCGATGGTTGTCGCAGCACCTGGTGATGCTGACAAAGATGGCGTAACAGACAACATGGACAAATGTCCGAATACCCCTTTAACCCACAAAGTTGATGCGACAGGTTGTAGTGTTTATGAATACATCACCACTAAGCATGACTTAGGCGGCATTTTGTTTGCTAACGATTCAGCGGTTATCCGTAAGGGTTCATTGGACGATTTAAATAAATTAGCCAATTTCTTAAACAAGAATCCACAACACACGGTATCGATTGAAGGCCATGCGTCTAACGTAGGTAAAGCAGCATATAACATGAAGCTTTCTGAGCGTCGTGCCGATTCAGTTGCTAAAGCGCTAAACCAAAAATACGGGATCAACACTAGCCGTATTGATTCAATTGGCTATGGTGTGACTAAACCTGTTATTCAAGGTAGTTCAGCTGAAGCTAACCGTGTAAACCGTCGTATCGAAGCTATCGTGACGGGTACCGAAAAGCGCGTAGTATTACGTTAA
- a CDS encoding phosphoketolase family protein, producing MTDSHEIIALKKYVRATNFLATSQIYLKQNVLYKRHLEHTDIKPRLLGHWGTCPGINFVYANVNRLIVKHKREFLYLVGPGHGFPAVQANLFMEGSLSHFYPETIPFTETGIEDICKKFSAAYGYPSHANPEAPGQILEGGELGYSLSVAWGSVLDNPNLIAACLIGDGEAETGPLAASWYANRLVSPEHNGAVLPIVHINGYKISGPTRMGRMSHEELDLEFRGLGYHPIIVDDEMETDIFEQMTAAMDLSYDMINDIQRRARSGEDVVKPRWPVILMRTSKGWTGTAEYEGKKLEGNCESHQVIVSNCAKDKGHLEALDKWLASYKFDELVQTTESGELIFDKDILSLMPPKDLCCGRQRLSYGGEVVRALANPDLSKLGYGSETPRGQRGFSMLKMGEWMRDAFKLNRDQRNLRIFSPDETYSNQLQAVFEETDRSWQWPIESWDQDMSRDGRVIELLSENLLFGMLHGYTVTGRHGMFPTYESFSQVVSSMADQYCKYVHASQGIHFRKPIPACNVVLSSLLERQDHNGYSHQNPSFLGAMLEKHPNIISAYLPSDANSTLVYTEKAYADRDKLNIIVAGKKSLPQWLSLDEARKQAKDGVMVWDFASDENPDVVLAGCGDYATQECMASLVLIREILPRVRIRFVSVSELHSSGLGNLKFQSKPWMMDEVFTQDKGVVFNYHGYPNTIKKLVFDYKGNRRFRIKGYEEEGSTTTPFDMGVRNGTSRYHLVIDMAYKLFQQGVIDETQHVTITTDMLQRLVDHKNYIKANGVDPEEIENWVWTR from the coding sequence ATGACAGACTCACATGAAATAATCGCGCTGAAGAAATACGTTAGAGCAACGAACTTCCTTGCGACGTCACAAATTTACCTAAAGCAAAACGTGCTTTATAAACGCCATTTAGAGCACACAGACATTAAACCACGCCTTTTAGGCCATTGGGGCACATGCCCGGGGATCAACTTTGTTTATGCTAACGTAAACCGTCTAATCGTTAAGCACAAGCGTGAGTTTCTTTATCTTGTAGGCCCGGGACATGGTTTCCCAGCGGTGCAAGCTAACTTATTTATGGAAGGCTCATTAAGTCATTTCTATCCAGAGACCATTCCATTTACAGAAACAGGTATCGAAGATATCTGTAAAAAATTCTCCGCCGCTTACGGTTATCCATCACATGCAAACCCAGAAGCGCCAGGTCAAATATTAGAAGGTGGTGAGCTTGGCTATTCACTTTCAGTTGCTTGGGGCTCTGTATTAGATAACCCAAATCTTATTGCCGCCTGTTTAATCGGTGACGGTGAAGCAGAAACAGGTCCATTAGCTGCGTCTTGGTATGCTAACCGTTTAGTGTCACCAGAGCACAACGGTGCTGTACTGCCAATCGTGCATATTAACGGTTACAAAATATCTGGCCCTACCCGTATGGGACGTATGAGCCATGAAGAACTCGATTTAGAATTCCGTGGTCTTGGTTATCACCCAATCATCGTTGATGATGAAATGGAAACCGATATCTTTGAACAAATGACTGCGGCAATGGACTTGTCTTATGACATGATCAATGACATTCAACGCCGTGCCCGTTCTGGCGAAGATGTTGTCAAACCACGCTGGCCGGTTATTTTAATGAGAACCTCAAAAGGTTGGACGGGTACCGCTGAATATGAGGGTAAAAAACTAGAAGGTAACTGCGAATCTCACCAAGTTATTGTGAGCAATTGTGCTAAAGATAAAGGGCACCTTGAAGCACTTGATAAGTGGTTAGCGAGCTATAAGTTCGACGAACTAGTACAAACTACTGAAAGCGGTGAATTAATATTTGATAAAGACATTTTATCATTAATGCCACCAAAAGATTTATGCTGTGGTCGTCAACGTCTAAGCTACGGCGGTGAAGTGGTTCGTGCTTTAGCTAATCCAGACTTAAGTAAACTAGGTTATGGTTCAGAAACGCCTCGTGGTCAACGTGGTTTCTCAATGTTGAAAATGGGTGAGTGGATGCGTGATGCGTTCAAGCTAAACCGTGATCAACGAAACCTACGTATCTTCAGTCCTGATGAAACTTATTCTAATCAACTACAAGCTGTGTTTGAAGAAACTGACCGTTCATGGCAGTGGCCGATAGAAAGTTGGGACCAAGATATGTCTCGCGACGGCCGTGTTATTGAATTATTATCTGAAAACTTGTTGTTTGGTATGTTACATGGTTACACAGTAACGGGCCGCCATGGCATGTTCCCTACCTACGAGTCTTTCTCTCAGGTAGTGTCATCAATGGCTGACCAATACTGTAAATATGTCCATGCAAGCCAAGGGATCCATTTCCGTAAGCCAATTCCAGCATGTAACGTCGTATTATCATCGCTACTAGAGCGTCAAGATCACAACGGTTATTCTCATCAGAACCCGTCTTTCCTAGGCGCTATGTTAGAGAAGCACCCAAACATTATCTCTGCTTATTTACCATCAGATGCTAACAGCACCTTGGTCTATACCGAAAAAGCTTATGCTGACAGAGACAAATTGAATATTATTGTTGCCGGTAAAAAGTCACTACCACAGTGGTTATCACTGGATGAAGCCCGTAAGCAAGCTAAAGACGGCGTTATGGTGTGGGACTTTGCCTCTGATGAAAATCCAGATGTGGTATTAGCGGGTTGTGGCGACTATGCAACTCAAGAATGTATGGCCTCACTAGTACTCATCCGTGAGATCCTACCAAGAGTGCGTATCCGTTTTGTGAGTGTGTCAGAACTTCACAGCAGCGGTTTAGGTAATCTTAAGTTCCAAAGCAAGCCTTGGATGATGGACGAAGTGTTCACCCAAGACAAAGGCGTGGTATTTAACTACCATGGTTACCCAAATACCATCAAGAAACTGGTATTCGATTATAAAGGTAACCGTCGTTTCCGTATTAAGGGTTATGAAGAAGAAGGTTCAACGACGACTCCATTTGATATGGGCGTACGTAACGGTACCTCTCGCTACCACTTAGTTATCGATATGGCTTACAAGTTGTTCCAGCAAGGCGTGATTGATGAAACACAACATGTGACCATCACTACCGACATGTTACAACGCTTGGTAGATCACAAAAACTATATCAAAGCAAACGGTGTTGACCCAGAAGAGATCGAAAACTGGGTGTGGACTCGTTAA
- a CDS encoding alanine/glycine:cation symporter family protein produces the protein MLETIINFMNSLLWGKLLVYGLVGAGLFFTIRLGFIQVTHFVHGIKVLTISRRPGKHGLSSFQVFCTSMAARVGAGNMAGVAVAIGTAGPGAVFWMWAIAVLGMATAMIESTLAQVYKVTDSDGQYRGGPAYYMEKGLGQRWMGVVFSLLLIVAFGLVFNAVQANTITGAMTQVFGFEPFDVGIVIVLCSAFVIVGGLKKVAKVSELIVPVMAIAYIAIALVVVAMNIEKLPDIFMLVINSAFGWQEAAAGGVAYSVAQAMQAGIARGLFSNEAGMGSAANVAASASPNPNHPASQGFVQMMGVFVDTIVICTATAAIILLSGDAAASSDGIAKTISALTSHVGEWGGAFIAFAILLFCFTSIIANYSYAETNVMFLFGNSKKALPLFRVVVLGMVMFGSLAKISLVWDLADVSMGLMAIVNIVALVLLSGLAIRVINDYREQIDAGIDPIFDTSKFPELADQLEENIWPNSSEPVNK, from the coding sequence ATGTTAGAAACGATTATTAATTTTATGAATAGCTTGCTTTGGGGCAAGTTATTGGTTTATGGGCTGGTGGGAGCTGGATTGTTTTTTACCATTCGTCTCGGTTTTATTCAAGTAACACATTTTGTTCATGGTATTAAAGTATTGACGATTAGCCGTCGTCCAGGCAAGCATGGCTTATCATCATTTCAAGTTTTTTGTACCAGTATGGCGGCGCGCGTGGGGGCGGGCAATATGGCCGGTGTGGCCGTTGCAATTGGTACTGCAGGCCCTGGTGCGGTGTTTTGGATGTGGGCTATTGCGGTACTGGGTATGGCAACAGCAATGATTGAGTCGACACTTGCCCAAGTCTATAAAGTGACCGATAGTGATGGCCAGTACCGCGGTGGACCTGCATATTATATGGAGAAAGGTCTTGGCCAACGCTGGATGGGCGTGGTTTTCTCTTTATTGTTAATTGTAGCTTTTGGGTTAGTCTTTAATGCCGTTCAAGCCAACACCATTACTGGCGCGATGACTCAGGTTTTTGGTTTTGAGCCATTCGATGTCGGAATTGTTATTGTGCTCTGCAGTGCTTTTGTCATTGTTGGTGGCCTTAAGAAAGTAGCTAAAGTCTCTGAATTAATTGTGCCTGTTATGGCGATTGCTTACATCGCGATCGCATTGGTTGTAGTGGCAATGAATATTGAAAAGTTACCCGATATATTTATGCTGGTAATTAACAGTGCATTTGGCTGGCAAGAAGCCGCTGCTGGTGGTGTTGCCTATAGTGTTGCTCAAGCAATGCAAGCGGGTATTGCCCGAGGATTGTTTTCAAATGAGGCCGGAATGGGCAGTGCGGCAAACGTTGCGGCTAGTGCATCGCCAAACCCTAATCATCCAGCGTCACAAGGTTTTGTGCAAATGATGGGGGTTTTTGTCGATACTATTGTTATTTGTACCGCAACAGCCGCGATTATTTTATTGTCAGGAGATGCTGCAGCGAGTTCTGATGGTATAGCCAAAACCATTAGTGCCTTGACGAGTCATGTTGGCGAGTGGGGTGGTGCATTTATTGCTTTTGCCATTTTACTGTTCTGCTTTACTTCTATTATTGCTAACTATTCTTATGCAGAAACCAATGTGATGTTTTTGTTTGGCAATAGTAAAAAGGCCTTACCGTTATTTCGTGTCGTGGTGTTAGGCATGGTGATGTTTGGCTCGCTAGCCAAAATTAGCTTGGTGTGGGATTTAGCCGATGTCTCAATGGGATTAATGGCCATTGTTAACATTGTTGCACTGGTGTTGTTATCTGGTCTGGCGATCCGAGTCATTAATGATTATCGTGAGCAGATTGATGCCGGTATAGATCCTATTTTTGATACCAGTAAGTTTCCGGAGTTAGCCGATCAGCTAGAAGAAAATATTTGGCCTAATTCCAGTGAACCCGTTAATAAATAA
- the yaaA gene encoding peroxide stress protein YaaA, whose translation MLVLVSPAKTLDFENPPITNTHTQPSLLKQSQTLMDVCRALTPMDIASLMKVSDKIAGLNAARFAEWQPPFTLDNAKQAIFAFRGDVYTGFDADNLSESQMASSQQHLRILSGLYGVLKPLDLIQPYRLEMGTKLTNAKGSNLYAFWGDIITSEVNQALKEQGDDIIVNLASNEYFKSVKVNQLKGQLITPMFKDFKSGQFKVISFYAKKARGLMARYIVDTKPATVEQLTEFDLQGYYYSKAQSTATEPVFLRDEQK comes from the coding sequence ATGTTGGTTTTAGTTTCACCTGCGAAAACATTAGATTTCGAAAACCCACCTATTACCAATACTCATACTCAGCCGAGTTTGCTTAAACAAAGCCAAACATTGATGGATGTATGCCGTGCATTAACACCAATGGATATTGCCAGCTTAATGAAGGTGAGTGATAAAATCGCTGGACTTAATGCGGCTCGTTTTGCCGAGTGGCAGCCCCCATTTACGCTCGATAATGCCAAACAAGCTATTTTTGCGTTTAGAGGTGATGTATACACGGGGTTTGATGCAGATAATTTATCTGAGTCACAAATGGCTTCTAGTCAACAGCACCTGCGTATTTTATCTGGCTTATATGGTGTGCTTAAACCGTTAGATTTAATTCAACCTTATCGTTTAGAGATGGGAACAAAATTGACTAACGCTAAAGGCAGTAACTTATATGCTTTTTGGGGGGATATTATTACTAGTGAAGTGAATCAGGCGTTAAAAGAGCAGGGTGACGATATCATTGTCAATCTGGCCTCGAATGAGTACTTTAAATCTGTCAAAGTGAACCAGCTTAAAGGGCAGTTAATTACGCCAATGTTTAAAGATTTCAAAAGCGGTCAATTTAAAGTGATCAGTTTTTATGCTAAAAAAGCCCGTGGATTGATGGCTCGTTATATCGTTGATACCAAACCCGCTACTGTTGAGCAATTAACCGAGTTTGATCTTCAAGGTTATTATTACAGCAAAGCACAATCAACGGCGACAGAACCGGTGTTTTTACGCGATGAACAAAAGTAA
- a CDS encoding M20/M25/M40 family metallo-hydrolase, with protein sequence MKNYHRATLVGAVFVAIVGCQATSPSKTVGDNLIINQSDDAQISLLLAKQALSSSLSYDIVESLTVEVGPRLTGTDKDIIAVDWAMEKLWLLGFDRVYKESVQVPAWSRGTARASIVSPYEQPLVITALGGSVATPINGLKASIVRFDSLEELTNASPGRIEGKIVFIDHKTERHITGKGYGEAVGGRSRGAIVAAQKGAVAIVIRSIGTDHDRMAHTGMMRYEEGTPKIPAAAMSNPDADLINAMLKRDPNITLSLNMTSENLGIATSYNVIAEVTGSSKPDEIVLLGAHLDSWDEGTGAIDDGAGVAIVTTAAKLIQDLPQKPARTIRVVLYAAEEVGMVGGKAYAAQHADELDKHYIAAESDFGAGPVYKIDFNVNPATFEQVKQQHSAITLNGVELGNNQASGGPDVSMLPALGVPVASLNQDGTDYFDYHHTPNDTLDKIDPKKLAQSAAAYAQFAYMMAQSEITLRPVTQKKQQH encoded by the coding sequence ATGAAAAACTATCACAGAGCCACTCTCGTCGGAGCGGTATTTGTCGCTATTGTTGGCTGCCAAGCAACCTCACCATCAAAAACGGTGGGCGATAATCTGATCATTAATCAGTCAGATGATGCCCAAATCAGTCTGCTGTTAGCCAAACAAGCCTTATCATCGAGTTTGAGCTATGACATTGTTGAATCGCTGACGGTCGAAGTGGGTCCACGATTGACTGGAACAGATAAAGATATTATCGCTGTCGATTGGGCCATGGAAAAACTGTGGTTACTCGGATTTGATAGAGTTTATAAAGAATCAGTCCAAGTGCCTGCTTGGTCTAGAGGGACCGCCCGCGCAAGCATAGTATCTCCTTATGAACAGCCGTTGGTGATCACAGCCTTAGGTGGCAGTGTCGCAACGCCCATTAACGGTCTTAAAGCTTCCATAGTACGTTTTGATAGCTTAGAAGAGCTAACCAATGCCTCGCCTGGGCGCATCGAAGGCAAGATTGTGTTTATCGACCACAAAACTGAACGCCATATTACTGGGAAAGGTTATGGCGAAGCCGTTGGTGGTCGTTCCCGTGGTGCTATCGTTGCCGCACAAAAAGGTGCAGTGGCAATCGTGATCCGTTCTATTGGGACCGATCATGACAGAATGGCCCATACTGGCATGATGCGTTATGAAGAAGGGACGCCTAAAATACCCGCCGCGGCGATGTCAAATCCCGATGCCGATTTAATTAATGCGATGTTAAAGCGAGATCCTAACATCACGCTATCCTTGAACATGACCTCAGAAAACTTAGGAATTGCCACTTCTTATAATGTTATCGCAGAAGTCACTGGTAGCAGTAAACCAGACGAAATAGTCCTTCTCGGCGCTCATCTTGATTCATGGGATGAAGGTACAGGTGCGATTGATGATGGTGCAGGTGTCGCGATTGTTACCACCGCAGCTAAACTTATCCAAGACTTACCACAAAAGCCAGCACGCACAATTCGAGTGGTATTATACGCTGCAGAAGAAGTCGGTATGGTCGGTGGTAAAGCCTATGCAGCGCAGCATGCTGATGAGTTAGACAAGCATTATATTGCTGCAGAATCTGATTTTGGCGCAGGACCTGTCTATAAAATTGATTTTAATGTTAACCCCGCCACATTTGAACAGGTGAAACAACAACACTCAGCCATAACGCTAAACGGGGTTGAACTCGGTAATAACCAAGCCTCAGGCGGACCAGATGTGTCTATGCTGCCAGCATTAGGCGTTCCGGTCGCGTCGTTAAATCAAGATGGTACTGATTACTTTGATTATCACCATACGCCGAATGATACATTGGATAAAATTGATCCAAAAAAACTGGCACAAAGTGCGGCGGCTTATGCTCAATTTGCTTATATGATGGCGCAATCAGAAATTACTTTAAGACCAGTTACCCAGAAAAAACAACAGCACTAA
- a CDS encoding ArsR/SmtB family transcription factor, with the protein MNIEKMQHQADHAVVLLKALANERRLFILCHLLNEGEMCVGEMNKKLGLSQSALSQHLAWLRKDNLVCTRKEAQTVFYSLKSDEVKELIQVLNNMYCY; encoded by the coding sequence ATGAATATAGAAAAAATGCAACATCAAGCAGATCATGCAGTCGTGTTGCTAAAAGCTTTAGCAAATGAACGTAGATTATTTATTTTGTGTCACCTTCTTAATGAAGGTGAAATGTGTGTTGGCGAAATGAATAAGAAGTTGGGCTTAAGCCAATCGGCTTTATCTCAACATTTGGCATGGCTTCGTAAAGACAATTTAGTCTGTACTAGGAAAGAAGCTCAAACTGTTTTCTATTCATTAAAAAGTGATGAGGTAAAAGAGTTAATTCAAGTATTGAACAATATGTACTGTTACTAA
- the rpsT gene encoding 30S ribosomal protein S20: MANSKSAKKRALQSEKRRQHNASRRSMLRTYVKRVIAAIKSGDHKAATEAFATAQPIVDRMATKGIIHKNKAARQKARLNAKIKAIAA; this comes from the coding sequence TTGGCTAATAGCAAGTCTGCAAAGAAGCGCGCGCTTCAGTCTGAAAAGCGTCGCCAGCATAACGCTAGTCGTCGCTCTATGTTACGTACATACGTTAAAAGAGTCATCGCTGCTATCAAAAGCGGTGATCATAAAGCGGCTACAGAAGCGTTTGCTACTGCACAACCAATTGTTGACCGTATGGCGACTAAAGGCATTATTCACAAGAATAAAGCCGCTCGTCAGAAGGCTCGCTTAAACGCAAAAATCAAAGCTATTGCAGCTTAG